TGGGGTTTAACCATATGTTGAACCTAAGTCAATATGGGTTTGGTAAGTTGTTAAACCCAACATCTTTAAGTTCAGCCATATGTTGAGTTCAAGGCATACAAGATCTTGCAAACCGATAGACCTAATATACCTAGGTTTAGCCATACACTGAGCTCAATGCATCATGGATCTGACAAGCTGCTAAACCCAATGTACTTGAGTTCAGTCATGTTTTGAGCCTAAGGCGTTGTGAGTGTGGCAAGTtgctaaaaacaatatatttgggTTCAATCATATGCTGAGCCTAAGTTAACATGGGTTTGTCAAGTTGCTGAACTCAATATATTTGGATCAATGGCCTACCATATTTTCATCTCAttaatgtcataaaaaaataactctttaGTCTCTCCACTCCATCAAAACAACAAGGTTTAGgaattataaatatcatttgaaCCATTTAGGTAAAGGTCATATTTTTCTACCCTCCAAGCTTTCACGCCTTAACTCTTAGAGCATTTAGACAACGTTTGAGGCATCTCCCAGTAGCCAAACACATATTTTCACGACGGCATTGGAAGCGACACATGGTGGTTGAGGAGTGGTGGTTTGGTTTCAAtgacccttttttttctctatcttttcCTCAAGATTCAAGCCAACCTTGCCAAGTTTTAaaggtttccttttcttttgtttttgtgtcaaatttgatcctcgatattttaattgctatttgtttagctttaaatcctttttttatttgatttttttttttaatttcattcctcaatcttttgttttatttgatttatatattgaatatgatctttaatattttgattgctattttttttttaagtatttttttaattggttttttttcaattgcatccctcgatatttggtttcattttatttttatatcaaatttgactttcattcttttcattgttatttcttttattttgggttccttttttttatttttctcggtcttatccctcaatattttatcaattgagaatttaacttcatgatttttttaggtttaccttGTATAAGGTAATCTCGACCTCATGATCAAGGTCATAGGTTTGGAAGGGTAACTCGAGTTGACttcgattttttttagttcctttcttataattgatcttttttcagttttaacattcAATATTGGGTTTGATAGGGAtttgacttcataattttttttcaatttaattcctaTGGGTTTATTCAGATTTCAGGTCCCGAATCACGGTCTTGGCGATTAACctaagttaactcaagttagtttttttttcattgtttttttaatttattttttaagttttgttgttTAGCATTATGTTtatttgagaattaagtttcatagttttattcaatttgttttttactaggTTATCCCAGTCTCACAACTAGATCACGAACCTAGCTGACTACCCCAAGTCAAGTTCTtataaccttttttaaaaattgattttttttaattttttcattcaacatttgatttgttgagaattaaactttaattttttttactttgctttttatagggttatctcgttctctttttattttttatttgttattaaataagatcATGTAAACCTTTTAAGAATATTGAAATGATTTCTTTCCATGATATTGTCAagcattccttttttttaacaattaatcattatctttttttatttcgtttatttattgtcattgcattttttttaaacatatatttttaaattaatcatgcACAGTGAATGTAGTCTAGTTAATAACCCGAATcctagatttttcttttttttttaaactctagCATCacatgagtatttttttttttacgttaaaaaaaattagtctggCCACAGCACAACGCATGCCATCAATCTAGTTCTCACTAAAATGGATCAACTAAAACCTAATTTaaagattttgttgattttatttaaattgaaaaaagatgatggttgtaattaatattaacaatttattttaaaattgtgatgataattattattattagctaacaatccttttgttttaaaaacttaatgATTTTAGGTTAttagaatttattgtttttatttttatttacgatgaagtacattatttatttatttatttattttttaataaattttatggttttagaGTCCTACCAGAATTTtcaaaaccttaaaatttatgaCCACTTTTGTGATCACAAATCACTTGTTTTTAGTAGTGTTGAGTTGTTGTATCATAATATATACAAAGACATGCATGTAAGAACTTATTATAACgacacaaataaatttaattaaaggaaaaggaaaagcacaTCAATAAGAGTAGGATTTTTGTTGTCTATGgaataaacaaaattgaaaggatTATTAATATGCATTATATGTCATGAGAATGGATTATTCAGGTATTTGAAGGCAAAAAAATGGTCTAAAGTGatggtatatataaaaaaagaaaaacaaattgttatCTACTTGATCTTAGCCTAAATGACTAGGATGAGACACCCTAATCCCCCTCTCCCCTAAATATGCAGTCTCTTAacactactaaaaaatatagtaattagcAACGGACTATTCCGTtgcaaaaactattaaaatccgttgctaaagtaatttagcaacggaattaGCAACGGCACAAATCGGATGCAGATTTGTCGTTGCTGATTTTGCAGCAACGAAAAATCCGTTGCTTACAAATAGCAacggattatccgttgctaGTTCGTTGAATCAGCAACGGAGAATCCGTTGCTGATGCCTGCATCAGTTACAATCACCAATGGAGAATCCGTTGGTGattgtattattaaatttttattaaattattttttatttatttattaaaatgatttttaatttatttatttatttatggatatttttaaaagttacagaatatatataaccagcataaattaatattaacaataattatataattaataaaaaatagaataaaaataaaattcatattataaaaatttagttaaacatgcattaatacaattaagttcaaatacaaaaaaaaaaaaaaaaacaacaaaagatgcAATCATGGTGCTGGTTGCGAAGACGAACCATGATATTGTGGATCGTCACAAGATTGATCAGGATATAAAGGTCGAGGTATAGGTCGATAAATTGGTTGAGATGTGGGACCCATAGGTGTCATTATCTGAGGAGCCATATGTGGCGGTATTGATGGAGTCAAAGGTGGAGGCATACCTTGATCAACATTTGATGTCCCGCCATGATATCCAAGATTGTTCACAAGATATTCTTTCATGAAATCCATCTGCCGtttcatttcaaaaatcaaatcatcttttttctttatctcctcTTGCAATGCTCGATATGATGAACTGGGATATGATGACTCCACCGAGTAGGAATGTGATGAAGAGCTTGTACTAACTATAGATTTTGGCATACGAGGTGCACCATATACTCTACCCTTTGTAACTCCTCCTGAAGCCACACACCAAGCTGCTCCATCAaatgaaggatgattttcccgATCAGTTCCATACTTTGAAATCATctccattttataattttcctacaaataaaatacatgcaacaataaattaatttgaatgttaaataatacttgagttatattaaaaaataatcaaataaaaatacatacaacCACTTTTTTTGACTTGTTGTCGACGAAGCTACCAGACTGCTTAGTACTTTGATGCAAAGCTGAAAAGACATCATCCCATGAAGGTTCTTTTCCACCAGCTTCCTCTTGctttcaagattaataaatattataaaagataaatatacaaattttaattcattatcttaagcataaaaaaaaatatccttaccATGTTAGCTCGATATGATGCAAATGACACTGTTCCTCCAGAATGAGTGCTTATTTTGCCATCTGTTTAGGATAATCGATTCCTCCTGGCAGATTCAGACCTCCTTTGAAATTCAGGGGTGGACCAAACATCTTTGATCATTTGATTCCAATCATCATTGTTTATCCAGGCAGGACCTTTATCAAGGCAATCTAGAatatttgttgtgttttcttttgacaTGGCTTTCTTGCGAGCTCGTGTCAATTGTTGATTCAAAGCTATCCTAGCCTTATATTCCCAAATATTACGAACAATCGACTCATCTTCCTCAGGaaaggaatattttttctaccaaataatatatataccaagTAAAAAGAGTgcacaaaatttcaaattatataaataattaatcatattgtGTTATCTTGTTTAGAATTTGCAAGATGATGTAAtaactaaagaaattaaatgatattaaagagtaaacaagaaataaaaacagatTATAACACAAATTAGTCATAGCTATTCAGATGATAATTTTCATAATGCTACATTAAagtgatcaaaattgaaaagaatattatGGCAATTAGTGTTGGTTCTTACCTTAAACTCTTTAAAAAGTTCATCCCTGCACATTGAATCTACTTTTTCCCAAAAGTGTCATGCTCCCTTAAAATTGGACCTCAAAATATCTCCAATTGCACGTCCACATGATGCGTTATTGAACCTGAAAATACATAATAACAAActtatattaaacaaataattatacaataataagtaatttttttcatacctAAAAATATAACCTTAATCAGTTAGTTATTAAAAAGTTGAACTTACTCTGTTGTTCCATACGAAcaaagctctttttttcttgttattggaTCTATTGGCGTGTCAAAACCCTTCCTTTTAACAATTTGATCATAATTGTTTGGAGAAGATGTTGAACCGTGATATGATGGAACACCATCTTGATCCTCATCACATACACCTCTCACATTACTACCGTCTCCCTCATCTTCATCTCTAATGttcacatcatcatcatcaccatcaactcTCCCATGACtcctatataaattatatcctccATAAACAAGTTGGTTATCTCGAGAGAAACCTCCTTGAGTTTGAAGCAAATCCTGAAAACAAAATCCCTTACAATATTGATATCCATCAACCCTCCCATAATCATGTTGAGGAGGATGTGTACCCCCCAAAGTAGGTATATAATACTCATTTGCGTTCTGATACACAGGTTGATGAACTGTGGATCCTTTGTTATTATGCCTTGATGTAGTTTGAAATGATTTGGATGAAGTGGACCTGTCACTCCTTGATGTGGACCTGTCACTCCTAGAATCTAATATGGATCCTCATCGAGGCAtgctaaaaaccagaaaaaatatatacattatcaTATGAATATATACAACATAACAATAATAGCCATCACTCCGAAAAATAttatacttcaaataaaataattactgcaACAAAACCAAATATGTAAATAACATCAATACAATTTCATTAAGCATTCCttgcaatgaaaaaaatcagctatgaagtttaaattgtaaTAAGCCAATTaacacaaacaacaaaaaaaaaattctaaataattaattaagcagaaatcaaaatttatgagTATGCTTACCTTAATGTTTGGtcctataaatcaaaacaatgagtaGGAAAAACCCTTTCTTTCACGCTTCAGCACCTATAAGCAAGAAAAtgaatcacaaaataaaatataacatcaGAATCACAATTTAAAGATTGATACTTGAAAGgttataaatggtttcaaagGTCAATGAAAATGATTTATGTAATGTGATGCATAACACacacttgaataaaataataataaaaaaaaacattgaaagcctaaatattgtcaaataatatgaaatcatccatacatataataaagataattcatTACATATACTACGAAATATAATTAACTTGTGCTActcattattatcatcactcctaaccatcaccaccataacaatcatcctcatcatcatcatcatcttcttcttcttcttcttcttcagcatCACCATcgccatcttcttcttcttcttctgcttcatcATCTTTGTTTCCCCAATTTATGTCAAGTTGAATCAATTCATGTTGCCCGATTTCTTCATAATAAGATGATTCAACAAGTATATTTGGATCATCAAGTGTTTGAGTAGGAAGGACAAGAGATGGTTGAGAAATATAATCTGATTGATCAACATCAAATGATCTCACATTGTTTGCATCTTCAATAAATTCACCCATATCAACATTATAACGACTTCTAGCAGTTGTCTTAATAATCGTCCACCATTCAGATGATTTATGACCAGGTGGATATGTATAGTAGACTTGTTGACATTGTTGTGCTAAcacaaaatcttcatttccgTGTAGTCGAGATGTATGCttgatttcaaccaaaccatTCGAAGGATGCACTCTAATCCCTCGTCTTGTATCATACCAATTacatttaaacataaataacttGCACTTACTCCCCAAGTATTTTAGCCGAACAACTTCTTTAAGCATTCCATAATAATCacgttcatcatcatcataacaaCTTCCTTTCACACAAACTccactattcattgtcttttaAAACGACCATAACGTTgagtatgaaatttaaaaccattcaCATAATACCCATTATAACATTTCACTGAAGTTGAAGGGCCCATAACAAGTCCAAAGAGCTGATTTTTCAAATTCCGTTAGATTGGTATTCCACCTAGCAATAATAGttaactccataaaaaataataatttaaaagcccctaataatatttttaaagtagctaattgacataaaatataaattgattttattaaaatacttacattattttttaaccaatttggAAAGATCGTTTcgcataatttttcaatttcaccatcacTCGCATATGATTGTTGTGACTTTAGCTCTTGTCGACAttgcctaaaattttaaaatgttaaagttaataacaaattattataaatttagtacaaaataatatttcatacttACTCTAAATAAGGCTTCAGTTCTTGACAATTGAATATCACATAGTTATGCGCAATTTGCATTTCAGCATGTGACAACTGCCTTTTATAAAatcttttggataatttttttcctggatAGGAAAAAATAGAGAGACATCCATCTACACTTCTAAGGCCACCATCATCATTCCGTGGAACTCGATTCCAAATTGTTTGCATGTCATCACCAAAATAATGAGATGCAAAATTggtaatttcatcaatcaagtaTGCTTCACATATGGAACCCTCAACTTTAGCTTTATTGgtcactttcttcttcaaataaaacatatacctATATCATTTATgtcaattagtttattttttaaaaatcaaaagttaataaaattaacatagtaTGAAAACATACCATTtaaatggatacatccatcgaTATTGAACTGGTCCACCAACTTTTGCCTCGTAAGGTAGATGTATTGTCAAGTGTTCCATGGAGTCAAAGAATGATGGAGGAAAAATCCTTTCaagtttgcaaattatttcaattatattcatCTGCATTAACTCCATGTGCTGGGCATTTAAATTTGTTGAACAAATATCTCGAAAAAATACGGACAATTCAGTTAATGCCTCCCACAGTGGCCTAGGTAAGTAAGGTCGGAAAGCGGTTGGAAGAAGTCTTTGAATGAAGACATGGCAATCATGGCTCTTCATCCCCGAAACCTTACATTGTGCCTCTTTCACACATCTTGAAATGCTTGAAGCATAACCATCAGGAAATGATAATTCCTTCATCCATGACAagacttcttgttgttgtttcttgtgTAGACAATAAGTGCCTTTAGGTTTGTAAACCCGACCACTCATATCTTATTGCAAATGCAAATTTGGCTTCTGACAATACAATTGAATATCCAACCTAGCCTTTAAATTGTCCTTGCTTCTATTCGGACAATCCATaactgtataaaaaatattgtcaaagacATTTTTCTCAACATGCATGACATCAAGATTATGACGAATCAAATTTGTATGCCAATATGGAAGCTCCCAGAAAATGCTCTTTTTCACCCAATTGTGCTTAACACCAAAGCCAggaattttatcattatatgatGACCCTCCATTATGTCCCTCAGTATACTTCAACACTTCGTTCAACATTTCCAAACCAGATGGACGAGGTAAAGGAGGGAGCCTTTCAATTACTCCTTTCAAAAACTTATCAGATTGAAATCTATATGGGTGGTTCATGGGTAGGAATCGTCGATGACAATCAAAAAATGTAGTTTTCCCTCTATTTTTTGATCTAAAAGCCTTGCTATGCTCCATACAATAAGGACAAGACAGATTTCCATGAGTACTCCACCCCGATAACATGCCATATGCTGGAAAGTCACTAATGGTCCACATTAAAGCTGcccttaattgaaaattttcctttCTATATACATCATATGTTTCAACACCAACATACCATAAATTctttaactcatcaatcaaagGTCTTAGGAAAACATCAAGCTTTTTACCCGGATTCTTTGGCCCAGGAATCATCATTGTCAAAAACATGAATGGTCTAGTCATGCACTTCCACGGAGGCAAATTATAAACAGTCACAATTACTGGCCAACAAGAGTATGTATTTGAAGACATGTCAAATGGACAAAACCCATCAGTGCACAACCCTAACCGAATATTTCTCGGATCTGATGCAAAGCTTAAGTGGACACGATTAAACTCCTTCCATGCCTCCCCATCAGATGGGTGCACCATAACCCCATTATcagaattataaaaatgatgCCATGTCATATCTTTGGCATGATATGGAGACATGAATAGTCTCTGAAGCCTTGGTGTCAAGGGAAAGTATCGGAGTTGCTTCTCCGCCTTATTGGAACCTTTACTAGTTGGATTTCTAGGTTTGTATCGTGAACTTccacaaaaatcacaatttattttcattgcatCTGCCCCATAGTACAACATACAGTAATTAGGACACACATCATATTTCTCATAACCAAGTCCAAGTGGCCGCATAAATTTCTTggcatcataaaaatttgaaaccaaattTTCATCATTAGGCATGCAACTTTTTgtaaagtcaataaaattgttgaAGGCATTCTGAGTCAAATTTAAAGTTGACTTCATATTAAGCAATTGTACACAAGCAGATAATTTGGATTGCTTGGTACACCCATCCCACAACGGCTCCTCCGCAGCTttcaaaagcttaaaaaatttagttgcctcCGGGTTTGGAATTTCCCCTGCTACCACAAGACTAGACATATTATCATTGTAGAATGCATCACCAACccccattgcatccataaccagattcctatatggattttctagacaAACATCATTCACAACATGACTCATTCCAATCGATGAAGGTCCAGCCAATATTGGTTCTGCGACATAAGGCTCCCCATGTACAGTCCAATTTTCATAACAAggtaaaaaaccttttgtcaaTAGATGTTTACAAACATCATCTTCctttaaaaacttttgatttttgcacCTCACACAAGGACATCTAATTTTTCCCccagatatatttttatcaattgaaaatgcaaaattgataaatcttCTAACACCCGTAATGTATTCAGGACGAAGGCGACCATCCATAAGACGACGATACATCCACGATCGATCATCCATGTTAATCTAATTAACATGACAACACCAATAAGCATTTTTTGAAATAAGCATACTTCTTTAAGTACTAGAACTTaaacaatcttttaaaataaaatatgttcggttagtattttatattttcatttatattttctaactaGTGACAAAAGTAGACTTTTAGATTATGTTCGGTTAATATTTTATACAgaataaatggataaaaaaaaattagttgaacaaattttaaataaatttatcttttataatagttttagagttcattttttttattggtcctTCTAACTTTTGTTACCAcctcaaatagttttttttttttttttttttaatttggatccttttatttttattggattcatcaaactttttatttttattcggATATTTTTTTGCTCAACTAAGAAATGGTAAATGAAATCATAAACATGCGAGGTAATACaagattaaagaattttttgaatttttttaaaaagattaaaaatgcaatataaaaaaaaaacataatttattatggGTTACAATAGTTACTCACATTTTTATCTTTGTCTCTTGTCATATACATTGTATATATCTTTTATGTCgtagttaaataataattaaataataattataatattggtggatgaaaatataaatacatttgttttataaattctttAGGCACAATCCAATTTAGTTGATTACAGGTTCTACACGGACGAgcaataattattgttaatatttatggTTAAGGTAATGGAGgtgttaatatatttatgttaaacctCTTTCTATGAAatacttattatttatattttgttgtgtAATCAAAGTTTATAGTTAAACATGTATATTAACTATTAGTCTCTTGgatgagaatttgttttttgtattatgacatatttttttaaaaaatatcaaattaatttttttatatttttaaataattttaatataacaatgttaaaaaaattataaaaatttattttaatataatttcaattaaaaaattacacgaCATTATTTAATTTGCGTGTGTATACATGTTTTCCACGCGTAATTATAATTGCAATCACCGAATTTAAAGAATACTTACTTTTCCATAAAAACACCTAAAAGTGGTTTTGCATTTTCCAAAGTGTTGAATAACAATTTAAGCATTTCTTTCAAACATCAATATCTCTCACCCATCTCTCCCTCAAAATCCGATCAACAGAATTCAATATCAAATTCAATagatttcaagctctttttaCTGCTggggtttctttttcttattttatcaattatgtTGTGCATATAGTAAAATGAATCAACTTGTCCATCATTGTAATGTAACCTAAATGTGTAATCGTGTTTCTGAGAGTTTGATTGTACTCAAGATCacatttaatgaaagaaaatcattCCATTACTTTTCTTATACAAACTGTCAATATTATCCCAATGAAAGGCAAAGTTCCAACTACTTCAAAGGATTACAATATGCATGCCCAACAGAAATAATACGCACCATATAATTAAGCAACCATGTAAAAATGGAGCAAAATAGACTTACCAAAGCCCCAAAAATCAATGGCACAAGGTGGAGGTTTTCTTATTGCAACCCAATCAGATTTAGCCAACTCTATTTGATTATGTTGTGATCCAATAAGCCATTCATATtgctgtaaaaataaaaaacataaacagtaTGTTACACCCATCAAGTTATAACAATTGCTAGtctttaaaacaaattagtGCTTTGCTCTCTAATCCTTTATCCTTTGTGTGATTGGaaatggatctatactaattaGTGCTTTGCTAGAACTGACTTCACAGTGTAAACATCAACCTTGTGAACCGAAAACAGCAAAAGAGTGTCTAATATTTCCAATTTCACAATTTAAAGGGTCAAGTCCAGTGACCTCACAGCACTTGACCCTAGCCTTTTCCACAAATAATTCTAACAAGCCCACGCGATTGCTTGTAGTTTGTTAACTGATCCTATATCCACTGATAATGGCTAAGCAAGCAAAGATTTTCAGCATCAATTTGCTTAATTCACACAGAAATGACTAAAAAATGAACCATTGCACAATGCTGGTGCATTTTACATGTATCATTACATACAAACATGCTAAAAAACATGCGATTGTTTCTGCAATTACACAAGTTGGCTCCAAAAAATTTGCTACTTAGTTCATGCAACATAGTAACTATAAAAAAAGCCAAAAGAGTTGTAGAACTctttaatacaaaaacaaatcctcATCCAAGAGACTAATAGTTAATTTCCAAATCATGCATGCTGACCTCAAGACAGGACAATCAAATGAAAACAGACAACATATATAGCTAATGTGGGAAATTAACTTATCACCATGCAAGGAGGAGGCAACCATGAATTCTAACCTCTTTCACTACACAATTctgctaattatatatataacaagtaaaacagcaagaaacaaaaataattaatgaagaaacaaaaataaaacaacaatcttATTAAcgaaacacaacaacaacaatcaagtttccttatatatatataagcatatgAATACATTCAAAACACCTAGGTTTCGGTGCACAGGAGGATAATTTGCAGACATCAAAGAACACACAGCATCAATAATActaattgttaaaaattaaattgggggttttgataaattttcaattaaacatgCATAATTTCCATCAATCACTCTCTTCCAGACACAAGAATTGCCAGCATTGGTCAGGTTGaataaaatcattcaatttatgaaccgtaaccctaaaaattaatttgggggtTTTCATAAATTTACATTTAAACGTGCATCATTATGTTATAAATCATGGTAAAAACATATCATAAACATTATATTATCGAATTAATAGCCTAAAACCATTATTCAAAGTTtcgggaaaaaaaattcttacctGTGTTCTTCGGTTACAGGTGAGGGAGATGGGTGAGGGAGATGGATCAACACAACAGAATCACACCTGAGATTGGGAAAGTTAGGTTAGAACTGTTTAGTGTAACTTAAAttgcaacaaagaaaacaaaaaccataaattaattacctgaGCTATTGAAGAAAACAGTGCAAAACCTAACCCGTTTACAAAGAAGGGGCAAAACAGGATGTtcgatggtgatgatgatgggtCTGGTGCGATGTTGTCATGGGTCTCTGTTTTTGTTGGTTTaaaatgaaggagaagaagatgatgaacacgaaggagaagaagatggacAGTGTCGGATCTGTTGAACAGTTATGGTGATTTTTGATGAGGGTGATGGATCGATGATTTTGTTCGAACGAAGGATCTGTTGGAAGAGTGGAAGAGTGAATTaacattttggttttgttggatCTGTATTTCGGTGTGGGGCGGGGATCGAGAGATTGAAATAAACGGTCCGGATTTAATGTAATCAAcggtatatataattttagttttatattaactttttgtttttttttcaattagcaacggaaaatccgttgctaaattcaagGTAAATTTTGCAACGGATTATCCATTGCTAAAGTCcgttgctaatattaaaaaaataatatatatgtaatcCGTTGCAAATCCGTTACTGAATTTAGCAACAGaattatccgttgctaaattctgATGCTAATGGCACTTGTTTTTAGTAGTGTAACAAAAATGAATATCTTTGCATAATCAATCAAAATTTGTTTACATATCCAATGACTAAAGAAAAAGCAAGAATATCTAACAACTAGGTTagtaatcaaatcaaatgaccaaaaaaaaagagtaagatCTAATGgtggggaagaaaaaaaatgggatACATAATAACCAAAACAGGATAaagaaaatggagaagaaaaggaaataaaaaaagggatatTAGAGATGCATTGAAGCTTCGATTATGATACGTTGATACTAGATATCAAGAAGACAAATctacaaatataaaagaaagccACCATACAAAGCTAGAGTAAGCCACACATATTATCAAAATACATAAGGCAGTACACTCGCCTAGCGTGTGTATTACATGTGCTAAACAATTACCTTCTAGCTGTTTGGGTTAGCTCAAATGAtaggttttctctctctttatctcttttccttttctctttatttttccttataAGGCTAGGTTATCC
This is a stretch of genomic DNA from Populus alba chromosome 11, ASM523922v2, whole genome shotgun sequence. It encodes these proteins:
- the LOC118039510 gene encoding uncharacterized protein, whose translation is MPNDENLVSNFYDAKKFMRPLGLGYEKYDVCPNYCMLYYGADAMKINCDFCGSSRYKPRNPTSKGSNKAEKQLRYFPLTPRLQRLFMSPYHAKDMTWHHFYNSDNGVMVHPSDGEAWKEFNRVHLSFASDPRNIRLGLCTDGFCPFDMSSNTYSCWPVIVTVYNLPPWKCMTRPFMFLTMMIPGPKNPGKKLDVFLRPLIDELKNLWYVGVETYDVYRKENFQLRAALMWTISDFPAYGMLSGWSTHGNLSCPYCMEHSKAFRSKNRGKTTFFDCHRRFLPMNHPYRFQSDKFLKGVIERLPPLPRPSGLEMLNEVLKYTEGHNGGSSYNDKIPGFGVKHNWVKKSIFWELPYWHTNLIRHNLDVMHVEKNVFDNIFYTVMDCPNRSKDNLKARLDIQLYCQKPNLHLQ